From the genome of Labrus bergylta chromosome 12, fLabBer1.1, whole genome shotgun sequence, one region includes:
- the dhx35 gene encoding probable ATP-dependent RNA helicase DHX35, which translates to MAAPLSTMKFWKPGSEAPGISEERELNSETTGSPIVFNPHTALSIEKQRQKLPVFKHRNNILYLVESYQTVIIVGETGCGKTTQIPQYLLEAGWAAEGKVIGVTQPRRVAAISVANRLAEERGALLGHEVGYTIRFDDCSDPHATRIKFLTDGMLVREMMSDPLLKKYSVLMLDEAHERTLYTDIAIGLLKKIQKKRRDLRLIVASATLDAKKFHDFFNLNESGDPNKDTCGILTVEGRTFPVDVFYTVSPVPDYVKATVETVMKIHETEDDGDVLAFLTGQEEVEKVVSLLQEQARTLSRYGMKKHLRILPMYSGLPYAEQMKVFERAPTSVRKIVVATNIAETSITINGVVFVIDCAFVKLRAYNPSTAIESLVITPISKASASQRAGRAGRNRPGKCFRLYTEEDFEKLPASTVPEMQRTNLAPVILQLKALGIDNVLRFSFLSPPPAQTMVQALELLYALGGLDHYGRLTDPMGVRMAEFPLSPMFAKMLLESGNFGCSKEIVTIAAMMQIQNIFVVPPNQKKAAAREHRKFAVAEGDHLTMLNVYEAFIKHQKSSQWCQEHFLNYKGLLRAVTVREQLRRLMNKFKVPRTSSEGDPDVILKCIVFGFFANAARIHHSGSYRTLRDDRELQIHPNSVLFGEKPPKWVVFNEVVQTAKYYMRDVTAVESSWLVELAPHFYKQAKHGSLASKRSRVL; encoded by the exons ATGGCGGCTCCCCTTTCCACGATGAAATTTTGGAAGCCGG GGTCTGAGGCGCCGGGAATCTCCGAGGAACGCGAGCTCAACTCCGAGACCACAGGCTCCCCCATCGTCTTCAACCCGCACACCGCCCTCTCCATCGAGAAACAACGACAGAAACTTCCCGTTTTCAAG CACAGAAACAACATCTTATATTTGGTGGAGAGCTACCAGACTGTCATCATAGTTGGGGAGACAGGATGTGGGAAGACAACACAGATACCTCag TACCTGCTGGAGGCTGGCTGGGCAGCAGAGGGGAAGGTGATTGGAGTGACACAGCCCCGACGTGTGGCTGCTATCTCT GTAGCTAACCGTTTAGCAGAGGAGCGGGGGGCCTTGCTGGGACATGAGGTGGGCTACACCATCCGATTTGATGACTGCTCTGATCCCCATGCCACAAGGATCAAG TTCCTTACAGATGGCATGCTGGTCCGGGAGATGATGTCTGATCCTCTTCTGAAAAAATACAG tgtgttgATGCTGGATGAAGCACATGAGAGAACCCTGTACACAGACATAGCCATTGGTCTACTGAAAAAG ATTCAGAAAAAGCGCCGAGACCTGCGGCTGATCGTGGCCTCTGCCACTCTGGATGCCAAG aaaTTTCATGACTTCTTCAATCTGAATGAGTCTGGCGATCCAAACAAGGACACGTGTGGAATTCTGACAGTTGAAGGACGCACCTTTCCAGTGGACGTCTTTTACACTGTCAG TCCTGTCCCAGACTATGTGAAGGCCACAGTGGAGACGGTGATGAAGATCCACGAGACAGAGGATGACGGAGATGTCCTGGCATTTTTAACAGGGCAG GAAGAGGTGGAGAAAGTGGTGTCCTTACTTCAGGAGCAGGCCAGGACTCTGTCACGATACGGCATGAAGAAACACCTCAGAATTTTGCCCATGTACTCTGGTCTACCTTACGCTGAGCAGATGAAGGTCTTTGAGCGGGCCCCGACATCTGTCCGCAAG ATCGTGGTGGCCACTAACATTGCAGAGACCTCCATCACTATAAACGGAGTTGTGTTTGTCATCGACTGTGCGTTTGTGAAGCTTCGAGCCTATAATCCCAGCACTGCCATCGAATCTCTGGTGATAACTCCAATCTCCAAGGCTTCAGCCAGCCAGAGGGCAGGCAGAGCTGGGCGAAACCGACCTGGGAAATGCTTTAGACTGTACACGg AGGAGGACTTTGAGAAACTGCCTGCCTCGACTGTGCCAGAGATGCAGCGCACCAATTTGGCCCCTGTCATCCTGCAGCTCAAAGCGTTAGGCATCGACAACGTGCTGCGGTTCAGCTTCCTTTCT CCTCCCCCTGCTCAGACCATGGTGCAGGCTCTAGAGCTTCTCTACGCTCTTGGAG GTCTGGACCATTACGGGCGTTTGACTGATCCCATGGGGGTGCGGATGGCAGAGTTTCCTCTCAGCCCCATGTTTGCCAAGATGCTCCTAGAGTCTGGAAACTTTGGCTGCTCCAAAGAGATTGTCACCATTGCGGCAATGATGCAGATTCAGAACATATTTGTTGTGCCGCCCAATCAGAAGAAAGCTGCT GCCCGAGAACACAGGAAATTTGCAGTTGCTGAGGGAGACCACCTCACAATGCTGAATGTGTATGAAGCATTCATTAag CACCAGAAGAGCTCCCAGTGGTGTCAGGAACACTTCCTCAACTATAAGGGCCTGCTGCGGGCTGTGACTGTACGAGAGCAGCTCCGGCGACTCATGAACAAGTTTAAGGTTCCGCGGACTTCCAGTGAAG GTGACCCTGATGTGATCTTGAAGTGCATTGTATTTGGGTTTTTTGCAAACGCGGCCCGCATTCACCACTCTGGTTCCTACAG GACTTTACGAGATGACCGTGAGCTTCAAATCCACCCTAACTCTGTGCTATTTGGAGAGAAGCCTCCAAAATG GGTTGTTTTCAATGAAGTGGTGCAGACAGCAAAGTACTACATGCGTGATGTGACTGCTGTTGAGTCCTCCTGGTTGGTTGAGCTGGCCCCTCACTTTTACAAGCAGGCCAAG cATGGTTCACTG